One stretch of Streptomyces sp. NBC_00443 DNA includes these proteins:
- a CDS encoding type II toxin-antitoxin system PemK/MazF family toxin, with amino-acid sequence MSISTDGYVPGRHGHSATTEADPRKVGKVRTEYSPAHDGDPDPGEIVWTWVPFEENDGRGKDRPVLVVAREAGGTFLAVQLSSKRHDGDREWVAIGSGPWDRTGRDSWVDVDRILRLHEQGMRREACALDRGRFNLVRHRLHERYGWT; translated from the coding sequence GTGAGCATCTCCACCGATGGATACGTCCCGGGCCGCCACGGCCACTCCGCCACCACCGAGGCCGATCCCCGCAAGGTCGGCAAGGTGCGCACCGAGTACTCCCCAGCGCACGACGGCGACCCCGATCCCGGGGAGATCGTCTGGACCTGGGTGCCCTTCGAGGAGAACGACGGGCGGGGCAAGGACCGGCCGGTGCTCGTGGTGGCCCGGGAGGCCGGCGGGACGTTCCTCGCGGTGCAGCTGTCCAGCAAGCGGCACGACGGGGACCGTGAGTGGGTCGCCATCGGCAGCGGGCCGTGGGACCGGACCGGCCGCGACTCCTGGGTCGACGTGGACCGCATCCTCCGCCTGCACGAGCAGGGCATGCGCCGGGAGGCGTGCGCCCTGGACCGCGGCCGGTTCAACCTGGTCAGGCACCGGCTGCACGAGCGCTACGGCTGGACCTGA
- a CDS encoding TIGR02452 family protein, translating into MSARLRGIAQQTEEIVAAGRYRAPDGREVSLAAAIEAARDGTRMSGPDPVPVPQVPQRETFFEVTGESSMEAARRLGAGTAGLNFASARNPGGGYLNGAQAQEEALCRASALYTCLLVARAFYDHHRAHRDPFYTDRVIHSPGVPVFRDDRGRLLQAPYTAGFLTAAAPNAGVIRRTAPQRTAELPGALATRAERVLETAVTHGYPRLVLGAWGCGVFQNDPAQVAGAFRGLLAPGGRFAGAFEHVVFGILDRTPDSPVRAAFVRAFPEGQLQR; encoded by the coding sequence ATGAGCGCGCGCCTGCGCGGCATCGCGCAGCAGACGGAAGAGATCGTGGCGGCGGGGAGGTACCGAGCGCCGGACGGCCGCGAGGTGTCCCTCGCGGCGGCGATCGAGGCGGCGCGGGACGGCACCCGGATGTCCGGGCCGGACCCGGTGCCGGTGCCGCAGGTCCCCCAGCGGGAGACGTTCTTCGAGGTCACGGGCGAGAGCAGCATGGAGGCGGCCCGCCGCCTCGGCGCCGGGACAGCCGGACTGAACTTCGCCTCGGCCCGCAACCCGGGCGGCGGCTATCTGAACGGCGCCCAGGCCCAGGAGGAAGCCCTGTGCCGCGCCTCGGCGCTGTACACCTGCCTGCTCGTCGCCCGCGCGTTCTACGACCACCACCGCGCCCACCGCGACCCGTTCTACACCGACCGTGTCATCCACTCACCCGGCGTGCCCGTCTTCCGCGACGACCGCGGCCGGCTGCTTCAGGCCCCGTACACCGCCGGTTTCCTGACCGCCGCCGCACCGAACGCGGGCGTCATCCGGCGTACGGCCCCGCAGCGCACGGCCGAGCTGCCGGGCGCCCTTGCGACCCGGGCCGAGCGGGTACTGGAGACGGCCGTGACGCACGGGTACCCGCGACTGGTGCTCGGTGCCTGGGGCTGCGGGGTGTTCCAGAACGACCCGGCGCAGGTGGCGGGCGCGTTCCGGGGGCTGCTCGCGCCCGGCGGGCGGTTCGCCGGGGCCTTCGAGCACGTGGTGTTCGGCATCCTGGACCGCACGCCCGACAGCCCGGTGCGGGCCGCGTTCGTACGGGCGTTCCCCGAGGGTCAGCTCCAGCGGTAG